One Paenisporosarcina sp. FSL H8-0542 genomic region harbors:
- the uvrB gene encoding excinuclease ABC subunit UvrB, which yields MVQNFDLQAPYKPDGDQPQAIRELVKGIEEGRKYQTLLGATGTGKTFTVSNVVTEIKKPTLVMAHNKTLAGQLYSEFKEFFPNNAVEYFVSFYDYYQPEAYVPQTDTYIEKDSSINEEIDKLRHSATSALFEREDVLIVASVSCIYGLGNPEEYREMVLSLRTGMEIERNQLLRRLVDIQYERNDMNFVRGKFRVRGDVVEIFPASRDERCIRVEFFGDEIDRIREVDALTGEIIGDREHVAIFPNSHFVTREEKLLKAIENIEIELEQQLKVLRGADKLLEAQRLEQRTRYDLEMMREMGFCSGIENYSRHLTLRESGATPYTLLDYFPDDFLMVVDESHVTLPQVRGMFNGDQARKKVLVDHGFRLPSAMDNRPLTFQEFEGHMGQAIFVSATPGPYELEHTPDMVEQIIRPTGLLDPTIDVRPIEGQIDDLIDEIRQRAERNERVLVTTLTKKMSEDLTDYLKEIGIKVNYLHSEIKTLERIEIIRELRMGTYDVLIGINLLREGLDIPEVSLVTILDADKEGFLRSERSLIQTIGRAARNANGHVIMYADRMTDSMTKAIGETQRRRDIQIEYNEKHGITPQTIQKKIRDVIRASHNAEETSTYMEKVTKGKKLTKDEKATLLLTLEKEMKDAAKALDFERAAELRDTILELKAEG from the coding sequence ATGGTACAGAATTTTGATTTGCAGGCTCCTTACAAACCCGATGGAGACCAACCGCAGGCGATTCGCGAATTGGTAAAAGGAATTGAAGAAGGTCGGAAATACCAGACGTTACTTGGTGCAACAGGAACAGGTAAAACATTTACCGTGTCGAATGTAGTGACGGAAATCAAAAAGCCGACATTAGTCATGGCTCACAATAAAACACTTGCAGGACAACTGTACAGTGAGTTCAAAGAATTCTTCCCGAATAATGCGGTGGAGTATTTTGTTAGTTTCTACGATTACTATCAACCGGAGGCTTATGTTCCACAAACGGATACGTATATCGAAAAAGATTCAAGTATTAATGAAGAGATTGATAAATTGCGCCACTCCGCAACGTCGGCTTTATTTGAACGAGAGGATGTATTAATTGTTGCATCCGTTTCATGTATATATGGACTCGGAAATCCCGAAGAATATCGGGAAATGGTGTTGTCCCTACGTACGGGAATGGAAATCGAACGCAATCAATTACTCCGTCGATTGGTCGATATTCAATATGAACGAAACGATATGAATTTCGTCCGCGGGAAGTTCCGTGTGCGAGGAGATGTCGTTGAAATTTTCCCGGCTTCCCGTGATGAACGGTGCATTCGTGTTGAGTTTTTCGGGGATGAAATCGACCGGATACGTGAAGTGGATGCCTTAACAGGTGAAATTATCGGAGACCGTGAACATGTAGCGATATTCCCGAACTCCCACTTCGTTACCCGTGAAGAAAAATTGCTGAAAGCGATAGAAAATATTGAAATTGAATTAGAACAGCAACTGAAAGTTCTACGTGGCGCAGACAAATTACTAGAAGCGCAGCGTCTGGAACAACGTACCCGCTACGACTTGGAAATGATGCGCGAGATGGGCTTTTGTTCAGGTATCGAAAACTATTCACGTCATTTAACACTGCGCGAATCTGGGGCCACCCCATATACATTACTTGATTATTTTCCAGACGATTTCCTGATGGTCGTGGATGAAAGCCACGTAACATTGCCTCAAGTAAGGGGGATGTTCAACGGGGACCAGGCTCGTAAGAAAGTGTTGGTGGATCATGGGTTCCGGTTACCATCAGCCATGGATAATAGACCATTGACATTCCAGGAATTTGAAGGTCATATGGGGCAAGCCATATTCGTTTCAGCGACTCCAGGACCTTATGAATTGGAACACACACCTGACATGGTTGAGCAAATCATTAGACCGACAGGCTTGTTAGACCCTACAATCGATGTCCGTCCAATTGAAGGTCAGATTGATGATTTGATTGATGAAATCCGTCAACGGGCCGAGCGTAATGAACGTGTTCTTGTGACCACATTAACGAAAAAAATGTCAGAGGATTTAACCGATTATTTAAAAGAAATCGGCATTAAAGTTAATTATTTGCACTCGGAAATTAAAACACTTGAGCGAATTGAAATTATTAGAGAACTTCGCATGGGTACGTATGATGTATTGATTGGCATCAACTTGCTCAGAGAAGGACTTGATATTCCGGAAGTTTCGCTAGTGACGATTTTGGATGCGGACAAAGAAGGGTTTTTACGTTCCGAGCGTTCACTTATTCAAACAATTGGACGGGCAGCACGTAATGCCAATGGACATGTCATCATGTATGCGGATCGCATGACGGATTCAATGACCAAAGCAATTGGTGAAACGCAGCGACGCCGCGATATCCAAATAGAGTATAACGAAAAACATGGCATTACCCCGCAAACAATTCAGAAGAAAATTCGCGATGTCATTCGTGCTTCTCATAATGCAGAAGAAACATCGACATATATGGAAAAAGTAACAAAAGGCAAAAAATTGACCAAAGACGAGAAAGCGACATTATTGCTGACTTTGGAAAAAGAAATGAAAGACGCAGCGAAAGCACTCGATTTCGAACGTGCAGCTGAACTGCGTGACACGATTTTGGAACTGAAAGCGGAAGGATGA